The following proteins are co-located in the Acidicapsa acidisoli genome:
- a CDS encoding alpha/beta fold hydrolase, whose translation MVAHDRRGHGRSTQVDTGHDMDHYASDTSALAEHLDLRNAIHIGHSTGGDEVARYVAKFGQPQGRVAKAVLIAAVPPLMVKTQKNPDGTPIEVFDGFRKALADNRAQLFLDVPSGPFYGFNRPGAKASQGIIQNWWRQG comes from the coding sequence GTGGTCGCGCATGACAGGCGCGGTCACGGTCGCTCCACGCAGGTGGACACGGGGCACGACATGGATCATTACGCTTCTGATACCTCAGCTCTGGCAGAGCATCTGGATCTGAGGAATGCAATTCACATCGGACACTCAACAGGAGGAGATGAAGTGGCTCGCTACGTTGCGAAGTTTGGCCAGCCACAGGGGCGAGTCGCTAAGGCAGTGCTCATCGCTGCGGTTCCACCGCTTATGGTCAAGACCCAGAAGAATCCAGATGGCACTCCAATCGAAGTATTCGATGGCTTTCGCAAAGCCTTAGCCGACAACCGGGCTCAGCTCTTTCTCGATGTTCCCTCGGGCCCGTTCTATGGCTTCAATAGACCTGGCGCGAAGGCCTCCCAGGGAATAATCCAAAATTGGTGGCGTCAGGGATGA
- a CDS encoding alpha/beta hydrolase: MAHYEGIKAFSETDQTDDLKAITVPTFVMQGDDDQVVPFKNAALLQAKLLKSGTHKVYPRLSHGMMTTNADLINADILNFIKS, translated from the coding sequence TTGGCCCATTACGAAGGGATCAAAGCATTCTCCGAAACAGATCAAACAGACGATCTGAAAGCGATTACGGTGCCAACCTTCGTGATGCAGGGCGACGACGATCAGGTCGTTCCCTTCAAAAATGCGGCATTGCTCCAAGCGAAACTTCTTAAAAGCGGAACGCACAAAGTCTATCCGAGGCTCTCTCACGGCATGATGACGACGAATGCAGATTTGATCAATGCCGACATCCTGAACTTCATCAAGAGCTAA
- a CDS encoding YoaK family protein: MDSLTNSERVLHGSLYCLTFVTGLVDAGSYVAMGHVFTANMTGNIVFLGFAVGGVSGLSIGRSSTALGFALLGGFLAGRLDAWLGNGRRNSWLAVALAIEAMLLFGATAVARYFEPQGGQHIPTALYGIIALSALGMGMRNGTVRRLAVPELTTTVLTLTVAALAFDFSLVPGSNPRWRRRVGSIVMMFSGAYAGVQLVRHSLALLLGVAAVLTVFCTVAQIYRDETQHEAGLRAQQR; the protein is encoded by the coding sequence ATGGATTCTCTGACTAACAGTGAGCGTGTCCTGCACGGCTCTCTCTATTGCCTGACCTTCGTCACCGGACTCGTCGACGCCGGCAGCTATGTCGCGATGGGCCACGTATTCACGGCCAATATGACTGGAAATATTGTTTTCCTTGGCTTCGCTGTTGGAGGGGTCTCGGGCTTGTCGATCGGCAGGTCGTCAACCGCTCTCGGCTTCGCGCTCCTTGGTGGCTTCCTGGCCGGCAGGCTAGATGCTTGGCTCGGTAACGGACGCCGGAACTCTTGGCTTGCGGTAGCCTTGGCAATTGAAGCAATGCTTCTCTTCGGAGCAACTGCTGTTGCCAGGTACTTTGAACCACAAGGGGGACAGCATATTCCGACCGCACTCTATGGAATTATTGCTCTATCGGCACTCGGTATGGGAATGCGCAACGGCACTGTCAGACGACTCGCGGTGCCGGAGTTGACCACAACTGTACTCACGCTCACGGTTGCGGCTCTTGCCTTCGACTTTTCGCTTGTGCCGGGCAGTAATCCCCGATGGCGCAGGCGCGTTGGCTCAATCGTGATGATGTTTTCCGGGGCATATGCCGGAGTACAGCTGGTCCGCCATTCCCTGGCACTGTTACTCGGTGTGGCCGCCGTACTGACGGTTTTCTGTACAGTCGCCCAAATCTATCGAGATGAAACACAGCACGAGGCTGGGCTTCGAGCGCAGCAGCGCTGA
- a CDS encoding alpha/beta fold hydrolase, with protein sequence MASITTKDGTTIFYKDWGSKNSQPIVFHHGWPLSSDDWDAQMLFFSPTIIGWSRMTGAVTVAPRRWTRGTTWIITLLIPQLWQSIWI encoded by the coding sequence ATGGCATCCATTACCACCAAAGACGGCACCACTATTTTCTACAAGGACTGGGGCTCAAAAAATTCCCAGCCCATTGTGTTTCATCACGGCTGGCCTTTGTCGTCCGACGACTGGGATGCTCAAATGCTGTTTTTCTCGCCCACGATTATCGGGTGGTCGCGCATGACAGGCGCGGTCACGGTCGCTCCACGCAGGTGGACACGGGGCACGACATGGATCATTACGCTTCTGATACCTCAGCTCTGGCAGAGCATCTGGATCTGA
- a CDS encoding XapX domain-containing protein, with the protein MKGLFISFAVGAFVGLLYGVIKVKSPAPPIIALLGLLGMVLGEQVGTWVHAKKVNVAHAASTCLTGKHWDSPLQVAEQASVLPRAE; encoded by the coding sequence ATGAAGGGTCTATTCATATCGTTTGCAGTCGGAGCTTTCGTTGGTTTGCTGTACGGAGTAATTAAGGTAAAAAGTCCCGCGCCTCCCATCATTGCTCTGCTGGGACTACTCGGCATGGTGCTAGGTGAACAAGTGGGTACTTGGGTCCATGCAAAAAAAGTAAATGTCGCGCACGCCGCTTCAACTTGCCTTACCGGTAAGCACTGGGATTCACCTCTCCAAGTAGCAGAACAGGCTTCCGTATTGCCGCGGGCTGAATGA
- a CDS encoding RNA polymerase sigma factor has translation MWACSGTITNSALGSQREASSRAIRTGNARSRSQWTIRTGTEQFKSVSFADHTLLRAYVSLRRFEGRSSLYSWLTRIAMNSALMILRRRRTHPEIVVISSSEEGADQPSLEVRDPGINPEQLCDIRQRWNRLLHAIRKLEPRLRAPVEIQLAEDLPLKDIAGALNISVAAAKSRLYRARTHLAKRIHGQKRVTVGSDW, from the coding sequence TTGTGGGCCTGCTCCGGAACGATCACCAATTCTGCCTTGGGATCGCAAAGAGAGGCCAGTTCCCGAGCCATCCGTACTGGAAATGCGCGATCGCGCTCGCAATGGACGATCAGAACTGGAACGGAACAGTTCAAAAGCGTCTCGTTTGCAGACCATACCCTCCTCCGTGCATATGTGTCTCTCCGCCGATTTGAAGGAAGATCGAGTCTTTATTCATGGCTGACGCGAATCGCGATGAACTCCGCATTGATGATTCTTCGAAGACGGCGCACACATCCTGAGATTGTGGTGATCTCCTCATCTGAGGAAGGGGCTGATCAGCCTTCGTTGGAGGTGAGAGACCCAGGCATCAACCCGGAGCAACTGTGCGACATCCGTCAGCGGTGGAACCGCCTCCTGCATGCGATCAGAAAGCTTGAACCCCGATTGCGCGCGCCCGTCGAGATTCAATTGGCCGAAGATCTCCCGTTGAAAGATATCGCGGGCGCCCTGAATATCTCGGTTGCCGCTGCAAAGTCAAGGCTCTATCGCGCTCGTACCCATCTAGCCAAGCGCATCCACGGACAGAAAAGAGTTACGGTCGGATCAGATTGGTAG
- a CDS encoding amidohydrolase: MGSLKIFHNGKIATNSKPYFVEAIAIEDGKIASVGRNSEILRLKTPDTKIVDLKGHTVIPGLNDSHLHIIRGGLHYNLELRWDGVPSLADALRMLKEQAARTPAPQWVRVVGGWNEFQFAERRMPTLDEINAVSPDTPVFVLHLYDRALLNAAALRAVGYTKDTPNPPGGEIQRDKTGNPTGMLIARPNAGILYSTLAKGPVLPYEDQLISSRHFMREMNRLGVTSAIDAGGGFQNYPSDYKVISELHERGEMTVRIAYNLFTQRPKHEIEDFQNWTSTTKLFQGDQTLRLNGAGEMLVFSAADFEDFLEPRPDLDGVLEKELERVVQHLAAQRWPFRLHATYNESIERFLNVFENVNRDVPFNGLHWFFDHAETVSDRNIERIAALGGGIAVQHRMAFQGEYFVDRYGAAAARRTPPIRRMLELGVPVGAGTDATRVASFNPFVSLYWLVSGRTVGGLELYPEENRMSREEALKLYTQGSSWFSTEDGSKGGLYPGQLADFAALNGDYFGVPEEEIKHLESELTVVGGEIVHASNDFMTMAPPALPSAQDWAPTGHYGGYHSEVSSSTAIHTHRCDIHVRHAALQNKLGEAIWGLGCDCFAF, encoded by the coding sequence ATGGGATCACTCAAGATCTTTCATAACGGCAAGATAGCTACGAATTCCAAGCCCTATTTTGTAGAGGCTATTGCGATTGAGGATGGGAAAATTGCTTCCGTCGGGCGCAATTCTGAAATTCTTCGGCTGAAGACTCCGGACACGAAAATAGTGGATCTCAAAGGTCACACGGTAATTCCTGGTTTGAATGATTCTCACCTCCACATCATTCGTGGAGGCCTGCACTACAACCTCGAACTGCGTTGGGATGGCGTACCGTCGCTAGCTGACGCATTGCGCATGTTGAAAGAACAGGCTGCAAGGACTCCCGCGCCGCAATGGGTGCGCGTGGTCGGAGGTTGGAACGAATTTCAGTTCGCTGAGCGGCGGATGCCAACGTTAGATGAGATCAATGCGGTGTCTCCGGATACGCCGGTCTTCGTCTTACACCTATATGATCGTGCACTCCTCAACGCGGCGGCGTTGCGCGCGGTGGGCTATACAAAAGACACTCCGAATCCGCCGGGGGGCGAGATTCAGCGTGACAAGACTGGCAATCCAACCGGAATGTTGATCGCGCGTCCGAACGCGGGAATCCTCTATTCCACTCTGGCGAAGGGGCCGGTTCTGCCCTATGAAGATCAATTGATTTCTTCACGGCACTTCATGCGAGAAATGAATCGTCTTGGTGTTACGAGCGCGATCGACGCCGGCGGCGGTTTTCAGAATTATCCGTCCGACTACAAAGTAATTTCTGAGCTCCACGAACGCGGTGAAATGACGGTGCGTATTGCATATAACCTCTTCACTCAGAGACCAAAGCATGAAATCGAAGACTTCCAGAACTGGACATCGACGACCAAACTCTTCCAAGGAGACCAGACATTACGTCTTAACGGAGCCGGTGAAATGCTCGTTTTCTCGGCAGCAGACTTCGAAGACTTCCTAGAGCCTCGACCAGATTTGGATGGAGTCCTGGAAAAGGAGCTTGAACGAGTAGTCCAACATCTCGCCGCGCAGCGCTGGCCCTTTCGACTCCACGCTACTTACAACGAATCGATCGAGCGATTCCTCAACGTATTCGAGAACGTGAATCGCGATGTCCCGTTCAACGGTCTCCACTGGTTCTTTGACCACGCAGAGACTGTCAGCGATAGAAATATCGAGCGTATCGCGGCACTGGGTGGAGGAATCGCAGTTCAGCATCGGATGGCTTTCCAAGGCGAATACTTTGTGGACCGCTATGGCGCAGCCGCCGCAAGAAGGACCCCGCCAATCCGGCGGATGCTGGAACTCGGCGTGCCTGTGGGCGCCGGCACTGACGCCACTCGTGTTGCCAGCTTCAATCCGTTTGTTTCTCTTTATTGGTTGGTTTCAGGAAGGACTGTTGGCGGTCTCGAACTATACCCGGAGGAGAATCGCATGTCTCGCGAAGAGGCTCTGAAGCTCTACACACAGGGCAGCAGTTGGTTTTCCACCGAAGACGGCAGTAAGGGAGGCTTGTATCCGGGACAACTGGCCGATTTCGCTGCGTTGAATGGAGACTATTTCGGCGTACCCGAAGAGGAGATCAAGCACCTGGAATCGGAGCTGACCGTAGTAGGTGGAGAAATAGTACATGCCAGCAACGATTTCATGACGATGGCACCACCAGCGCTGCCTTCTGCGCAAGATTGGGCTCCAACTGGGCACTACGGGGGCTACCACAGCGAGGTCAGCTCATCTACAGCGATTCACACGCATCGATGTGATATTCACGTTCGCCATGCGGCGCTGCAAAATAAGTTGGGCGAGGCAATTTGGGGCCTCGGGTGTGACTGCTTCGCGTTCTGA
- a CDS encoding alginate export family protein → MSIKLSTLALLFFLVQPGLFKSLAQTDALKTSPDRAYKLLREDEDWSFLEDKSLRQDSWDPIKYIHLRNGQKDWYITLGGEAREVWEQIGNENWGESPFWNGYLNERYMLYTDLHYGPHVRTFFELKSGINSWRAGGPRPIDEKRLDFQVGFLEVRDATSWGSIQVRAGRQELEYGSGRLVDVREGPNVRLSFDGFLLRARIHSWQIDGIAVRPDEDKPGVFDNAPDHTASFWGVYGTHPMPAKSLLDVYYLGQDRKDGAFERGTEHEVRHSVGARLSKPVASEHPGWDFDDEALWQFGSFGTADIRAWTVATETGYRLPNIPLQPRFSAKADISSGDHPSTNTLGTFNPLYPKGNYFGVLATTGPGPINFIDVHPHVEAWTPHNISVSADWIFQWRQSLDDGVYAVPGFLIRPADASRARFVGNRPGTEIRWQADRHLWFQGDYGVFYAGKFLKETQPGRNLNYWAVWAGYKF, encoded by the coding sequence ATGTCGATCAAGTTGAGTACCCTCGCTCTTTTGTTTTTTTTGGTGCAACCGGGACTTTTCAAGTCGCTGGCCCAAACCGATGCGCTCAAGACCTCTCCTGATAGAGCGTATAAGCTCTTACGCGAGGATGAAGACTGGAGCTTCCTCGAAGACAAGAGTCTTCGCCAGGATTCTTGGGATCCGATTAAATACATTCACCTTCGGAACGGTCAAAAGGACTGGTACATCACCCTTGGGGGAGAAGCGCGCGAGGTTTGGGAGCAAATCGGCAACGAGAATTGGGGCGAATCACCCTTTTGGAACGGATATCTCAACGAGAGATACATGCTTTATACCGATCTCCACTACGGTCCTCATGTTCGAACATTCTTTGAATTGAAAAGTGGTATCAACTCCTGGCGAGCCGGCGGTCCGCGCCCCATTGATGAAAAGAGACTCGATTTTCAAGTGGGTTTTCTAGAGGTCAGGGACGCCACATCGTGGGGATCGATCCAAGTCCGCGCAGGTCGTCAAGAACTGGAGTATGGGTCGGGTCGGCTCGTAGATGTGCGAGAGGGACCGAATGTACGGCTTAGCTTCGATGGATTCTTATTACGGGCCCGAATTCATTCGTGGCAAATAGACGGTATCGCAGTACGACCCGATGAAGACAAGCCTGGTGTTTTTGACAATGCTCCAGATCACACTGCGAGTTTTTGGGGTGTGTATGGAACGCACCCGATGCCTGCTAAGTCTCTGCTCGATGTTTACTATCTGGGCCAGGATCGCAAGGATGGCGCATTTGAGAGAGGAACCGAGCATGAGGTGCGTCACTCCGTCGGAGCGCGGCTTTCAAAACCGGTGGCCAGTGAGCATCCAGGTTGGGACTTCGATGATGAGGCTCTCTGGCAGTTTGGAAGTTTTGGAACGGCCGACATCCGTGCATGGACCGTCGCGACAGAGACCGGGTACAGGCTTCCGAATATTCCTTTGCAACCGCGTTTCAGCGCGAAGGCAGATATCTCAAGCGGAGACCATCCATCTACGAACACGCTGGGTACATTCAATCCTCTTTACCCCAAGGGAAACTATTTTGGCGTGTTGGCGACAACTGGGCCCGGACCGATCAACTTCATTGATGTACATCCTCACGTAGAGGCGTGGACTCCGCACAACATCTCCGTATCTGCCGATTGGATCTTTCAGTGGAGACAGAGCCTGGACGACGGTGTCTATGCCGTGCCCGGGTTCCTCATCAGACCTGCAGACGCCAGTCGAGCCCGATTTGTTGGAAACAGACCTGGCACCGAAATCCGATGGCAGGCAGATCGTCACCTGTGGTTCCAGGGAGACTACGGAGTCTTCTACGCCGGAAAGTTTCTCAAAGAAACGCAGCCAGGGCGGAATCTTAATTATTGGGCGGTTTGGGCGGGCTACAAATTCTAA
- a CDS encoding winged helix-turn-helix domain-containing tetratricopeptide repeat protein, which produces MANVLSGRVRLGVFEVDLKSGELHSIEAPAAKPTLLREQVLQVLRLLVERSGEIVTREEIKSKLWADDTVVEFDQSINATIKSLRRALGDSADEPRYIETLARRGYRLMVPIEYQESSPETTLEQDPDQRGRTGRMGEQAAKVQRRLKPAWWKIALLVAPAVILAGVGYISWRHSRSTAPPTAERIRLAVLPFENLTGDPNKEYLADGLTEETISQLGRLDPKRLAVIARTSVMGYKHKDEHLDQIGRDLSVQYVLEDSLRQNGDHIRLTAQLIQVKDQTHLWSEDYDYTAKDILNVEDDVASAVAQQIRLRLTSQQQADLTQSHPVNPEAFDAYLRGYSLFERNTSKDAEMAAKYYERATQLDPSYALAWVGLSRVHNWEVNIDLIPAEEGHRLAREEVERALALNPNLAEAHIQMGRIKQQTDFDWLGVDASLRRAIALEPGNPEALTGEASNLEILGRFEEAIKLDRQAVDLDPLNADSWQRLAEVEYFMGQLDKAAADCKKGLELSPDAWPGPMLLSQIYLLQGRHQDALSEIRLVRFDAPRFMLYAIAYHTLGLEKESDAALSELIAKYHEEPVLVAEAYACRNQSNKAFEWLDRAYAQHDSSLIATKIDPLLKSLHNDPRFAELLKKLNLPT; this is translated from the coding sequence ATGGCAAACGTGCTTTCAGGTCGCGTCCGGTTGGGGGTCTTTGAAGTTGACCTCAAGTCTGGAGAACTGCACTCAATTGAGGCACCCGCAGCCAAGCCGACTCTTCTGAGGGAGCAGGTATTGCAAGTCCTGCGGCTATTGGTGGAGCGTAGCGGAGAGATCGTCACCCGTGAGGAGATCAAGAGCAAGTTGTGGGCCGATGACACGGTAGTGGAATTCGACCAGAGCATTAACGCGACCATCAAAAGCCTGCGGCGTGCGCTGGGGGATTCCGCGGATGAACCCCGGTATATCGAGACCTTGGCGCGGCGTGGCTATCGATTGATGGTCCCGATAGAGTACCAGGAGTCATCGCCAGAAACCACGTTGGAGCAGGACCCGGATCAGCGCGGGCGCACGGGCCGGATGGGCGAACAGGCGGCCAAAGTTCAGCGGCGGCTAAAGCCTGCCTGGTGGAAAATTGCGCTCCTGGTCGCGCCTGCCGTCATTTTGGCTGGCGTGGGCTACATTTCTTGGCGGCACTCTCGTTCCACAGCACCACCCACTGCAGAAAGAATCAGGCTCGCCGTGCTGCCGTTTGAGAATCTCACCGGCGACCCCAATAAGGAATACCTCGCGGATGGGCTTACCGAAGAAACGATTTCACAACTGGGCCGGCTTGACCCGAAACGGCTGGCCGTCATCGCTCGGACCTCCGTAATGGGATACAAACACAAGGACGAACACCTGGACCAGATCGGACGCGATCTTTCTGTGCAGTATGTTCTGGAAGACAGTCTTCGCCAAAACGGAGACCACATACGTCTTACCGCGCAACTCATTCAGGTGAAGGACCAAACTCATCTGTGGTCGGAGGATTACGACTATACGGCGAAGGACATACTTAATGTCGAAGACGACGTAGCCAGCGCGGTTGCGCAACAAATCAGGTTGCGTTTGACTTCGCAACAACAAGCAGACTTGACTCAATCGCATCCGGTTAATCCGGAAGCCTTCGATGCCTACTTGCGGGGGTACTCCTTATTCGAGCGAAACACCAGCAAGGATGCGGAAATGGCAGCGAAGTATTACGAACGAGCGACCCAACTCGATCCTTCCTACGCTTTGGCTTGGGTCGGGTTGTCTCGAGTGCACAACTGGGAAGTCAACATAGACCTCATTCCCGCTGAGGAGGGTCACCGGCTTGCGCGCGAAGAAGTGGAACGGGCGTTAGCTCTAAACCCGAACCTAGCAGAAGCGCATATTCAGATGGGACGGATTAAGCAGCAGACCGACTTCGACTGGCTTGGAGTGGACGCTTCTTTACGAAGAGCCATTGCTCTGGAGCCAGGAAATCCCGAAGCTCTAACGGGGGAGGCTAGTAACTTAGAGATCCTCGGTCGCTTCGAGGAAGCGATTAAGTTGGACCGCCAAGCCGTTGACTTGGATCCTCTGAATGCGGATAGTTGGCAGCGTCTTGCAGAGGTTGAGTATTTTATGGGGCAATTGGACAAAGCCGCGGCGGATTGCAAAAAGGGGCTTGAGCTAAGCCCCGATGCTTGGCCCGGTCCTATGCTGTTAAGCCAAATCTATTTGTTGCAGGGGCGGCATCAGGATGCATTGTCTGAAATCAGGCTGGTACGATTTGATGCCCCACGTTTCATGCTGTATGCGATTGCGTACCATACGCTTGGTCTTGAAAAAGAATCGGACGCCGCCTTGAGTGAACTAATTGCGAAATACCATGAAGAGCCGGTGCTTGTCGCCGAGGCCTATGCTTGCCGTAACCAGTCCAATAAGGCCTTCGAATGGCTTGACCGAGCTTATGCCCAACATGATTCCAGTCTGATTGCCACGAAAATAGACCCTCTACTGAAGAGCTTGCACAACGACCCGCGATTTGCCGAGTTGTTGAAGAAGCTCAACCTGCCGACTTGA
- a CDS encoding response regulator transcription factor: MMSNGSDPIRILIVDDHPLLREGVESLVSKQSDMTVVAEAATGREAIELFRLHQPDVTLMDMRMPDLSGVDAMTEILRDSREAKFIVLSTYSGDVQILRALKAGARAYLLKGFLRKELLDTIRKVYAGRKRIPPEIAAQIADHAGESNLTEREMDVLQSIAGGNPNKLVADKLRITEDTVKAHVKSILSKLSANDRTHAVTIALKRGIIDL; this comes from the coding sequence ATGATGTCGAACGGCTCTGATCCCATCCGCATTCTCATCGTTGATGATCACCCTCTCTTACGAGAGGGAGTCGAATCACTCGTCTCTAAACAATCCGACATGACGGTTGTGGCCGAAGCTGCCACGGGGAGAGAAGCAATTGAACTCTTTCGTCTGCACCAACCAGATGTGACTTTGATGGACATGCGCATGCCCGACTTGAGTGGCGTTGACGCAATGACGGAGATCCTTCGAGATTCTCGGGAGGCGAAATTCATCGTTCTTTCGACCTACAGCGGAGACGTCCAGATCCTTCGCGCACTCAAAGCTGGAGCCAGGGCCTATTTGCTCAAGGGCTTCTTGCGCAAGGAACTGCTGGACACGATCCGCAAGGTTTACGCAGGCCGCAAGAGAATTCCGCCGGAAATCGCCGCTCAGATTGCCGACCACGCAGGTGAAAGCAATCTTACGGAGCGCGAAATGGACGTCCTTCAGTCAATCGCCGGCGGAAATCCCAACAAATTGGTGGCGGACAAGCTAAGAATCACGGAGGACACAGTCAAAGCTCATGTGAAGAGCATCCTTTCCAAGTTGAGTGCGAATGACCGGACGCACGCGGTTACCATCGCCCTTAAACGGGGAATTATCGACCTATAG
- a CDS encoding DinB family protein produces MKGIPFLAIVLLACAFPAHAQGAMKKDAAVKPADPEVKVVLDSWNEIGRKLTAMAEDFPEDKYDFKPTPAQRSFAEQLLHAAGSNYLFTDTVMGRKPPAGEDPKRDQYKTKADIVAFVKKSFADGSAAILSHGEKGMMTEFVYFPHQKSRVLDIANGIIEHGGEHYGQLVVYYRLAGLVPPESRPKK; encoded by the coding sequence ATGAAGGGAATACCGTTTCTCGCAATCGTCCTGCTGGCATGCGCGTTTCCCGCCCATGCCCAGGGCGCAATGAAGAAAGATGCAGCCGTCAAACCTGCCGATCCGGAAGTGAAAGTCGTGCTCGATTCCTGGAATGAGATTGGCCGCAAGCTGACCGCGATGGCCGAAGATTTTCCCGAGGACAAATATGACTTCAAGCCGACACCCGCGCAGCGGAGCTTCGCCGAGCAGTTGCTGCACGCGGCGGGTTCAAACTACCTCTTCACTGATACGGTGATGGGGCGGAAGCCTCCCGCGGGAGAAGATCCAAAGCGCGACCAGTACAAAACAAAGGCGGACATCGTCGCATTCGTCAAGAAATCCTTTGCCGACGGATCCGCCGCCATTCTGTCGCACGGTGAAAAAGGCATGATGACGGAGTTTGTTTACTTCCCTCATCAGAAATCGCGCGTTCTCGACATAGCAAACGGCATCATCGAACATGGCGGTGAACACTACGGCCAGCTCGTTGTGTACTACCGCCTCGCAGGTCTTGTGCCGCCGGAGTCGCGGCCCAAGAAGTAA
- a CDS encoding sensor histidine kinase: MVHGALRNLPRHNFQFCRVVNEKFDPRFECRLIRSGHHQHNSPTTNRICPEVETPDMWRCSSDTPIVRLGLPCKIRAAEFPRSKADRALLRAAHSVQWATIGLLLVAPLLFRIGCRSRDSARDPPIKFTQGSLAGGPDQTEYNGGKLTEAQQGQENFVSAHRTIRRLQPVGDSPFTEVQPDSTRKNFTQVGADYATVEFAIKRDFWQSGWFRITCLGSALITAILFYRCRMFLLTHQLNIRFQERLAERTRMAQELHDTLLQSFQGLILRFQIATDTVLSDPLCAKEMLEQALSRADQALAESRKAIQGIRSVAPAGRCLADSLKTMMNDLIEEFCCGKTPPLTTSVVTEGQPRTVNSWTVEEVCRIAREALLNSLSHARAQRIELEVAYSDQFLRLRFRDDGIGVDSEILKNRGREGHWGLTGMYERARNIHACLSIWSKPGAGTEIELRIPAYIAYDAAPSRVRFRLSHKKEQAHDVERL, from the coding sequence ATGGTCCATGGAGCTTTACGGAATCTGCCAAGGCACAACTTTCAGTTCTGCAGGGTAGTCAATGAAAAATTCGATCCACGTTTTGAGTGTCGTCTGATCCGCTCGGGCCATCACCAGCACAATTCCCCGACGACCAACCGTATTTGTCCAGAAGTCGAGACCCCGGACATGTGGCGATGCTCTTCCGACACACCGATAGTACGCCTCGGTCTTCCCTGCAAGATCCGGGCCGCCGAATTCCCGCGGTCAAAAGCCGATCGCGCTCTTTTGCGAGCGGCGCACTCAGTCCAATGGGCGACGATAGGCCTACTCCTGGTGGCCCCTCTGCTATTCAGGATTGGCTGCCGATCACGTGACTCGGCCAGAGACCCGCCGATCAAATTCACCCAAGGCTCACTTGCGGGCGGTCCTGACCAGACTGAATATAACGGTGGAAAATTGACGGAAGCTCAGCAGGGTCAAGAAAATTTCGTCTCCGCACACAGAACGATCCGGCGGCTACAACCTGTCGGAGATTCTCCGTTCACCGAAGTTCAACCTGACTCAACTCGCAAAAACTTCACGCAGGTGGGTGCGGACTACGCCACCGTTGAGTTCGCTATCAAACGCGATTTCTGGCAATCCGGTTGGTTTCGCATAACCTGCTTGGGGTCAGCTCTCATAACAGCGATTCTCTTCTACCGGTGTCGCATGTTTCTCCTTACTCACCAGTTGAATATTCGATTTCAAGAACGGCTTGCCGAACGGACCCGAATGGCACAAGAACTCCACGATACCTTGCTGCAGAGCTTCCAAGGACTCATTCTTCGTTTTCAAATAGCGACCGACACAGTCCTCTCCGATCCGCTGTGTGCGAAGGAGATGTTGGAACAGGCTCTCAGCAGAGCAGATCAAGCTCTGGCAGAGAGCAGAAAGGCAATTCAAGGAATTCGTTCAGTGGCTCCAGCGGGGCGCTGTCTCGCCGATTCCCTCAAAACCATGATGAACGATTTGATTGAGGAGTTTTGCTGTGGCAAGACGCCGCCCCTAACAACCTCAGTAGTGACAGAAGGTCAACCGAGGACAGTGAACTCGTGGACCGTAGAGGAAGTGTGCAGGATCGCAAGGGAGGCACTATTGAATTCACTCTCCCACGCTCGTGCGCAACGAATCGAGCTGGAAGTTGCTTATTCGGATCAATTTCTCCGTCTTCGATTTCGCGACGACGGAATCGGCGTCGATTCAGAAATCCTGAAGAATCGCGGGCGTGAAGGTCACTGGGGATTGACGGGAATGTATGAGAGGGCAAGAAACATTCATGCATGCCTAAGCATCTGGAGCAAGCCAGGCGCCGGCACCGAGATCGAGCTGAGGATTCCTGCTTATATTGCCTACGACGCGGCTCCATCGCGCGTCCGGTTCAGATTATCCCACAAAAAGGAGCAGGCACATGATGTCGAACGGCTCTGA